The sequence below is a genomic window from Pagrus major chromosome 20, Pma_NU_1.0.
ctgcaggctgcTCGACCCAAGGAAGGCCTGGAGGACCAGCGTTGGCGTAAGAGACAGGCGCTACATTGTACCCAGAGCTGGGACCAGAGTCGTAGGCTGCGGCCGTGTTCCCAGCAGGGTACGCGAAGCCAGAACGAGGAGCCTCGTAGACGGAGCCCAGGTCCGACTCTCCGCTGGTTCCAGCAACAGGCCGAGGCTGCACGGAGAAGCTCGGAGTCTTCTTCCCAGTGCCCACAGGAGGGCTGACGTACCCGGCGCTCAGGGAAGACGCTTCAGGAGACCTGGAACCTGAAGTCACCACGTACCTGCTGGGCTCAAAACTCTGCGACGAGCCTGCAGCCACACTGGAGGGGGACTGGTTTGCAGCGGGATAGCTGGCCTGTTGGGGGGCTGCTTCACGCTGCAGGGACACCAGAGGAGGACGCGAGCCTTCAGACTGAAGGTTTGATCCAGGAGCAGGTCCACCAGGAGCAGGTCCACCAGCAGAGCCCCATGTAGCGGTGTAGGGATATCTGTAGTCTGGACACAGATTGTGACGaggggagaagctgaaactcaACTTCTtgcagtgcaaacacacaacttCATGTTTAAAGTGGCTTTTTTTAACTAAACCACAATAAACCACAAAGATAAAGTTCTTCATGTTTCAACAACTGGATCAACTCCAGTGACGGCAgattaacgtgtgtgtgttcttatcTCAAGTGTTGTGATGATGTTTGAGCTGGACTTCATGAATGACAGAGACAGCAGGTGTGAGAGGACAGGTAGAGGACTCTGCTGAGCGTTTGCTCGTTTCCATGTCAGGATGTTGAGCCTGAACACAGAAAGCTGAGTTCTCGTCgcttcagtcagcagacagtCAAAAGTGAGACTCACCTCCTTTAGTTGCAGGAAAACAAGCGGCGCTGCTGAACAGCACACAGATCCAAGAAAGCCTGGAAGAGAGTGACGGCAGGTGAGACTCAGCTGAACTCCAGCAGCTGTATTGTTgctcaaagtgaaaacaaatcattCAGTCACCTTCCAAAGAGCCCGAGCGCCATGTTGGAGTCAGAGAGCAGCAGGTTGATCTTCAGCAGCCTGCTGGAGGTTTGTAGACTGAAGCTCTGTGCTGTGAGCTGCATGTGGCTCCTCTGGTCTTATACTGGTGCTGCACCTGCTCTCTGCACTAATTAAACTCATTAACCACACCTGGagctacttttactcaagtacgcTGCTTAAGTTcaagtttgaggtacttttactttacttgagcgttttcattttctgtcagtgtgtaaaaaatacccaaaagtcatatttgagtaaagGTTAAGACATCACCCGTGCAAGTAGCCTAGTACTCGAGTAAGAGTCTTAAAGTATCTAGTATTACATGTACTTACTGTAAGTATTAAAagaacaagtaaaagtaaatcataaatatatttactgtaacTATGAGttgactgattatcagaatcagtgttttattttaactgatTGTCGATAAGAAatgtggagtggaagtaaaaaAGTAAGAGAAAACagcgatggaatgtaactaagtaactttactcaagtacttaagTTCAGttgtgaggtacttgtacttcccttgagtattttcattgaCAGTTATTCACTTACTCAAGACGCACAGTCCAGTCTGGACCCTGTTTCCCGTAATGTAGTCGagtagaagtgtaaagtagcagcaaatggaaatactcagttACCTCAGAAGTataaaagtacagtacttgggGGAAACCATGAATCCTAACACTGAACCtcagtgtgtgatgtgatgtgatgtctcaGAACAAACGTGTGCAGTGAACAGAACTTGTTCTGCTCCTGAAGCAGATCAAAGATTGTAAaacatgtcttcttctgatgagAGCGGACAGAAGACACAGGACCGACAGCAGCTTCTGGACTCAGCTGCTGTCGCTGTGGTGAGTGTTTCCGTCCACTAGAGGACAGAAGTCACTTtccttcactctgctgctgctctgaagacttcacatcacaaacacatgaacgTTCATCAGATCACAAGTTCAGCAACTCAAACACAGACCTGTCAGCTGACACGTGCAcatctcaggtgtgtgtgtgtgttttaaagctcTGCAGCATCAGAACgttgaaaaagagaaaatagtgAAATAATTAGTCAAAATGTAActaataatttgacttttttcttattatctgagctttttatctcataaataTGTTCAACCAtgggaatatatatatatgtgtgtgtgtgtgtgtgtgtgtgtgtgtgtgtgtgtgtgtgtgtggtggtcaGGTTCGGTTCTGTATGATTCTTTATCCTTCAGCTTGTTTCTgtcattaacattaataaaagttCTGACATTAAACGTGTtatttgtggtgacagaaatgGTTGTTGGTGATTTATTCATGAGCCCACAGATGTTTTATCTTCCCTGCTCTcgctcctgtctcctgtctgccCGTCACTGTCTGCTGTGCAGCTGTTTCTGAGATGTTTGTGGTTTGGACCGGACATCTGAGGCTCGGGATGTTGTATATGGGGCTGAACATGTAAAGGTCGCCGTCTGCAGTCGCTCTGAGCGGACAGACTGGATGATCTGAGCGCGTCTCCTGCAGGAGGGTCTGCCTGCTGCTTTGACTCCTGGGCGcacaggagctgctgcaggtgatgctgggaggaggatgagagacTGGTGACGCGCACGGCGTGAGTCTGGACACCCATGGAGAGGTTTTATAACGACAGTCAGAACCAGAACCCGGAGCAGCTCCAGGTGGTCACAGCGGGAGCGGACAGCCCCGGGCCAGGCGGAGGTCTCAGTCTCCGCGCGCTGACCGGCTGCGTCCTGTGCGTCCTGATCGTGTCCACGCTGCTGGGGAACACTCTGGTGTGCGCCGCGGTCATCAAGTTCCGCCACCTGCGCTCCAAAGTCACCAACTCGTTCGTCATCTCTCTGGCGGTGTCCGACCTGTTCGTGGCCGTGCTGGTGATGCCCTGGAGGGCGGTGTCCGAGGTCGCCGGCATCTGGCTCTTCGGCCGCTTCTGCGACACCTGGGTCGCCTTCGACATCATGTGCTCCACCGCCTCCATCCTCAACCTGTGCATCATCAGCATGGACCGCTACTGGGCCATCTCCAGCCCCTTCAAGTACGAGCGAAAGATGACGCGCAGGTTCGCCTTCCTGATGATCGGCGTCGCGTGGACTCTCTCCATCCTCATCTCCTTCATCCCCGTGCAGCTCAACTGGCACCGCGCGCACAACTCGACGGCGGACAGCCCGGACAACTGCAACGCCAGCCTGAACCGGAGCTACGCCATCTCCTCGTCCCTCATCAGCTTCTACATCCCCGTGGTGATCATGGTGGGGACGTACACGCGCATTTTCCGCATCGCGCAAACCCAAATCAGGCGGATCTCGTCTTTGGAGAGGGCGGCGGGGCCCCGTGCGCAAAACCACCGCCACCGCGCGTCAACGCAGGACGAAAGCTCGCTGAAGACGTCTTTTAAGAGAGAAACCAAAGTGTTAAAGACTCTGTCCATCATCATGGGAGTGTTCGTGTTCTGCTGGCTGCCGTTTTTCGTGCTGAACTGCGTGGTGCCTTTCTGCGACCTGGACAAAGTCGACGGGCCGCCGTGCGTCAGCGACACCACCTTCAGCATCTTCGTGTGGTTCGGCTGGGCCAACTCGTCCCTGAACCCGGTCATCTACGCCTTCAACGCCGACTTCAGGAAGGCCTTCTCCACCATCCTGGGCTGTAATAAATACTGCTCCAGCTCCACGGTGGAGGCGGTGGACTTCAGCAACGAGCTGGTGTCTTATCACCACGACACCACCATGCAGAAGGAGGCCTGCGCCGCGCCGGGCCCCGGGGCGCAGAGACTCACGCAGCCGCCTCCTCCGCCGCCGCACACCGGGGGAAACCTGGAGCAGAACTTCGACAAAGTTTCTGTCATTTCGGATGATTCCCGCAACAACAGCAACTTACTGCTGCCCGCCATCCTGCAGTACGAGTGCGAGGCGGAGATTTCTTTAGACATGATGCCCTTCAGCTCCTCCGGACCCGCAGACTGTGGTCTCATCCCGGGTCAGATCCAGGACCTGTGAGACCCTGAAGCGCTGAAACAGGGTTCGAGTTCCTTCGAGTGCTCTTTTTTACATTAATGGTATAAATATTTAagttatgtaaatatttaatatgcttcatatttaaaatgaaatagctgttgttgtgaACTTCTTTACATAACTGTTGCAAGAAATGACCTGCTGCGTGTGAAGGTGATGGACTTCGACAACCTAATTAAGTGAAGTCACTAGTAACAGCgctatcaccagactcccttaacaacTTGAcgattttaagagttgttgcataaTGAGGAGAAATTTAACAATCTTTGTGAAACGGCTGTCAGTTTGTCGTCTCTTCGCTGTATAAGCCTTTCTGCTTCTTTCTAAAGTACGTCTTaccctccagcagctgtttgaactgatttcaccattcacaccaaatgtattaaagaa
It includes:
- the LOC141015786 gene encoding D(5)-like dopamine receptor, whose amino-acid sequence is MPWRAVSEVAGIWLFGRFCDTWVAFDIMCSTASILNLCIISMDRYWAISSPFKYERKMTRRFAFLMIGVAWTLSILISFIPVQLNWHRAHNSTADSPDNCNASLNRSYAISSSLISFYIPVVIMVGTYTRIFRIAQTQIRRISSLERAAGPRAQNHRHRASTQDESSLKTSFKRETKVLKTLSIIMGVFVFCWLPFFVLNCVVPFCDLDKVDGPPCVSDTTFSIFVWFGWANSSLNPVIYAFNADFRKAFSTILGCNKYCSSSTVEAVDFSNELVSYHHDTTMQKEACAAPGPGAQRLTQPPPPPPHTGGNLEQNFDKVSVISDDSRNNSNLLLPAILQYECEAEISLDMMPFSSSGPADCGLIPGQIQDL
- the LOC141015865 gene encoding uncharacterized protein; this translates as MQLTAQSFSLQTSSRLLKINLLLSDSNMALGLFGRLSWICVLFSSAACFPATKGDYRYPYTATWGSAGGPAPGGPAPGSNLQSEGSRPPLVSLQREAAPQQASYPAANQSPSSVAAGSSQSFEPSRYVVTSGSRSPEASSLSAGYVSPPVGTGKKTPSFSVQPRPVAGTSGESDLGSVYEAPRSGFAYPAGNTAAAYDSGPSSGYNVAPVSYANAGPPGLPWVEQPAGGADASFYDPSDWMPSRPFPDLSVWASGDQSPQSASETSPLPPSSYIVQSRNGYQRAREVLSHTQYSPEYPEPPVYPFRAVKAPSKSPPVTGPKGGHGVPHG